A genomic segment from Nicotiana sylvestris chromosome 1, ASM39365v2, whole genome shotgun sequence encodes:
- the LOC104241191 gene encoding WAT1-related protein At1g09380-like: protein MASHDLLPFLTMVIVQLGYAGMNIISKLAMDSGMNPFVHVAYRQIFATISIAPFAYFLERKTRPKLTPSILFQIFLCSIFGVSMNQITYFVGLKNTTPTIACALSNLTPAVTFLLAIPFGLERVGLGTKAGQAKMLGTILCVGGAMLLSFYHGSIVPIDQPNIHWKYAQDMTENKSSTNHGNFMLGPFLLIVSAVSWGVWSILQARVSMDYAAPYSSSALMCLMASFQCLIVGFCFDHNLSDWSLRHSIRAVSAIYAGVVCTALAYCLMSWCIERKGPLYVSVFNPLLLVIVAILSWALLQEKIYIGTVVGSVLIVLGLYGVLWGKNNEMKPIKFDEEIGAEINGDKEKEKKDMAMQLYEGNSIVVHATK, encoded by the exons ATGGCGAGTCATGACTTGTTGCCTTTCTTGACAATGGTGATTGTGCAGTTAGGTTATGCgggcatgaatattatttcaaaaCTTGCCATGGATTCAGGGATGAACCCTTTTGTTCATGTGGCTTACAGGCAAATATTTGCCACCATTTCTATTGCACCCTTCGCTTATTTCCTGGAAAG GAAAACAAGGCCAAAGTTGACTCCCTCTATCCTTTTCCAGATCTTCTTGTGCTCTATTTTTGG GGTTAGTATGAACCAGATCACATACTTCGTTGGCCTCAAGAATACCACTCCAACTATTGCTTGTGCTTTGTCAAATCTAACCCCAGCAGTCACTTTCCTTCTAGCTATCCCTTTTGG ACTTGAAAGAGTGGGACTTGGTACAAAAGCAGGCCAGGCAAAGATGCTAGGAACCATATTATGTGTAGGAGGTGCTATGTTATTGTCATTTTACCACGGATCTATAGTTCCAATAGATCAACCAAACATCCACTGGAAATATGCACAAGACATGACAGAAAACAAAAGCAGTACCAACCATGGAAATTTCATGTTAGGACCTTTTCTCCTCATAGTTAGTGCTGTTTCTTGGGGAGTTTGGTCCATCCTTCAG GCAAGAGTAAGCATGGATTATGCAGCTCCCTATTCTAGTTCAGCATTGATGTGTCTAATGGCCAGTTTTCAGTGTTTGATCGTTGGCTTTTGCTTTGATCATAATCTATCTGATTGGTCCTTGCGCCATAGCATCAGAGCTGTCTCTGCTATTTATGCG GGAGTGGTGTGTACTGCACTAGCATACTGTTTAATGTCATGGTGTATAGAAAGAAAGGGTCCTTTGTATGTTTCTGTATTCAATCCCTTATTGCTAGTGATTGTGGCCATTCTCAGTTGGGCTTTGCTTCAAGAGAAAATCTACATTGGAAC GGTCGTAGGGTCAGTTTTGATAGTTTTGGGACTGTATGGAGTACTTTGGGGTAAAAATAACGAGATGAAGCCAATTAAGTTTGACGAAGAAATTGGTGCAGAGATAAATGGTGataaagagaaggagaaaaaggACATGGCAATGCAGTTATATGAAGGGAATAGTATCGTTGTTCATGCTACTAAATga